In Bacteroidota bacterium, a genomic segment contains:
- a CDS encoding IS3 family transposase, translated as MEERQLSRTQACKILKCSRNNKYYRKLMPDKDEQLKQVIEQTIGFSRKGRMKVIRLIQKQQPAIGSSRIRRVYERYGFALTKKLKRRVKDNPKNPIAVPLARNIEWGMDFMSDALIDGRRIRTLNIVEQYNRECLGIRVAHSITAKSVIEFLEQRIEIHGKPISIRTDNGPEFTSKAFQLWLHNKKINWSKIEKGAPQQNAIVERFNRTYREDVLDAYLFKNTKHAQEITNDWVEEYNTERPHQSLNQLTPHEFAAA; from the coding sequence ATTGAAGAAAGACAATTAAGCCGCACGCAGGCGTGCAAAATTTTAAAGTGCTCACGCAACAACAAGTACTATCGCAAGCTGATGCCAGACAAAGATGAACAGTTAAAACAAGTCATAGAACAAACCATTGGCTTCAGCAGAAAAGGAAGAATGAAAGTCATCCGGTTAATTCAAAAACAACAGCCAGCAATAGGCAGCAGTCGCATACGCAGAGTGTACGAGCGATATGGATTTGCATTAACCAAAAAATTAAAACGTAGAGTAAAAGACAACCCAAAGAATCCAATTGCAGTACCACTGGCACGTAACATAGAGTGGGGTATGGATTTTATGAGCGATGCCTTAATTGATGGAAGAAGAATACGCACATTGAATATTGTAGAGCAATATAACCGCGAATGCTTAGGCATCCGTGTAGCACACAGCATCACAGCAAAGAGTGTTATTGAGTTTTTAGAACAACGCATTGAAATACACGGAAAGCCAATAAGTATCCGCACTGACAACGGACCTGAATTTACCTCGAAAGCATTTCAGCTTTGGTTGCATAACAAAAAAATAAATTGGAGTAAAATTGAAAAAGGAGCACCACAACAAAATGCCATTGTTGAACGGTTCAATCGCACCTATCGTGAAGATGTATTGGATGCATACTTATTTAAAAACACTAAACATGCACAAGAAATAACAAATGACTGGGTTGAAGAATATAATACCGAGCGCCCGCATCAATCATTAAATCAACTAACACCACATGAATTTGCCGCAGCATAA
- a CDS encoding transposase produces MKKIRHTESQIIGILKEQEQGLKVTEICRKHNIADQTFYIWKKRYGGMQVDELKRLKDLEYENARLKKMYANLSLEHDAVKDLLEKKF; encoded by the coding sequence ATGAAAAAAATCAGACACACAGAATCACAAATTATCGGAATCCTGAAAGAGCAGGAACAAGGATTAAAAGTAACGGAGATATGTCGAAAGCACAACATAGCTGATCAGACATTTTACATTTGGAAGAAACGCTATGGCGGAATGCAAGTAGACGAGCTCAAGCGATTAAAGGATTTGGAATACGAAAATGCGCGGTTAAAAAAAATGTATGCCAACTTGAGTTTAGAGCATGACGCAGTGAAAGACTTGCTCGAAAAAAAGTTTTAA